The Populus trichocarpa isolate Nisqually-1 chromosome 18, P.trichocarpa_v4.1, whole genome shotgun sequence genomic interval atttaaaaatatcatattatttgttatttatattaaatttagtcctcaaattttttattattattatatatatatatatatatatatatttttttttttcttttgaatatatattttttaattttatccttaataatTTTCACCCCACCGTTGATAGTAGTGACGAAATGCATGGGCTCCTAGGAGAATCAAAAGATACCAAGCGTTAAGAATCCAACCTTTAAAGGGTGGGGCACTTATTCCCTCATAATCAACGGACACGGAAAGAACCAATCAAACGCTCTGTTCAGCATAGTAAAAATCAGACCAAAGAATATGATGACACGTATGTTATTTACTATGGTCCTCAGTGCCGCTTAatcttctctctcctttttcacCCAATCACCAATAAAATGTGGAGGGAGTGCATGGAAAACTTGAATTAGGGCATTGTTACAGTTTTCTCTCCCTAGACCAAAACCTTAGCCAACCAATGGGAGACCCGGCCACGCCGCCAGCATCAGAACTCGCAGCGATGGCCATAATCGACGGCGCATCTCTTAAGCACCCATTTTCCGACAGAGTCCCGGTCCGATCCATCGTGTGTCGTCCCGATGGCGGAGCTGGACTGGCCGGGAATCGAGTCCGCGCTGGTGGGTGGGTGAAGACCGGGAGAGAGCAAGGGAAGGGCTCCTTCGCATTCTTGGAGGTGAACGATGGGTCTTGTCCAGCCAACCTTCAGGTTATCGTGGATGCTGGTGTAGAAGATCTGAGCACGCTTGTGCAGACTGGGACTTGCGTGTCCGTTGAGGGCGTGCTTAAGGTTCCTCCTGAGGGTACAAAGCAGAAGATTGAGCTCCGTGTTGAAAGGGTGCTCCATGTAGGCCCCACAGATCCTGCAAAGTACCCGATTCCCAAAACGAAGCTCTCTCTTGAGTTTTTGAGGGATCATATTCACCTTCGGCCCCGAACTAACACGGTATTATCGAATTCTTGCTTCTTTGTTTATTCTAGTTTGTGTTATTGAATCCTACTAATTCTTGTTTTGAAAGCATATAtatgtgtatgtatgtatgtactagcatttttttttcattatgttgTTGACAGATGTTTCTTTGTAGATTTCTGCAGTTGCTCGAATTCGCAATGCACTTGCTTTTGCCACACACTCTTTCTTTCAAGAGCATGGTTTTCTATACATTCACACCCCAATTGTCACCACAAGTGATTGTGAAGGTGCCGGTGAAATGTTTCAAGTTACTACCTTGATTAACGAAGCTGAAAAGCTCGACAAGGAGCTGATTGAGAACCCTCCTCCTACAGAGGCTGACATAGAAGCTGCAAGGCTTACTGTTATGCAGAAAGGTGAGATTGTTGCTCAACTCAAAGCTGCTAAGGCAACCAGGGACGATATTAGTGCTGCAGTCGCAGGACTAAAAATAGCTAAAGAGAATCTCTCAAGGCTGGAGGAAAGAGCTAAGCTTAAACCTGGTATCCCTAAAAAAGATGGCAAGATTGATTATGCTCAAGATTTCTTTGCCCGTCAAGCTTTTTTGACTGTCTCTGGCCAGCTTCAAGTTGAAACATATGCCTGTGCTGTCACTAGTGTCTATACATTCGGACCAACCTTTAGAGCTGAGCATTCTCACACTTCAAGGCATTTGGCTGAGTTTTGGATGGTGGAGCCTGAAATAGCATTTGCTGATCTTCAGGTATATTACTATGTGCTATTCTAATTGGTTTATCTGGTTTTTGTACACTCTTAAGACCCGAGATCTATAGAGTTTGTGCCAGTAATTGCAGGGTTTGGTCTTCATTTAACCGAATTGTTAGTGATGTGTTGTTTATCAACGAATTTACTTAACtacatgatttatattatatgctATGGATCTGTTCAGCTGTCTCGTAAAATATGGCGTTGGGACTACTATTGTGTTTATAAAAACACTATTCTTGAATAAAGGCCAACATCTTATGTATGAAGCAAAGGTTAATTCTTTTAATGTCTCTCTGGTTTTTACTAAAGTGATGGAATCATTTGTGCTTGACATGGAGTAGGATGCTCCCTTCCCTCTTTGTTATGTATATAtgttatgtaaaatatattttagttgtGAGCAGATTTTGCATAATTTTGTAGGATGACATGAACTGTGCGGAGGCATATGTGAAATACATGTGTCAATGGCTACTCGACAAGTGCTTTGATGACATGGAACTTATGGCAAAGCTTTATGATAAAGGTTGCATTGACCGTCTAAGAATGGTTTCTTCTACCCCTTTTGAGCGTATTTCTTACACAGAAGCAGTGCGACTGCTAGAGGAGGCAGTGAGGGGTGGCAAGGAGTTTGAGAAGAATGTGGAATGGGGGATTGATTTGGCATCCGAGCATGAAAGGTATGGAAATCTGCCTCCATAGCACATTCTGTCCATTTGATTTGCATGCACCAATGGCTTGGTTTTATCTATGCATACAGATACCTGACAGAGGAGATATTTAAGAAGCCTGTAATTGTGTACAACTATCCGAAAGGAATAAAAGCTTTCTACATGAGGCTCAATGATGATTCAAAGACAGTGGCTGCTATGGATATCCTTGTACCAAAGGTAAACCTTTCCCTGCGCACATTTTAAAGTTTGTACGCCATGTGCTCAGTTCTTACATGTAACATGGTAGTTATTTGCCTACCTTTTTCCCATTCAAATCGGAGTTGTGGTTTATTGCAGGTGGGAGAATTGATTGGTGGAAGCCAAAGGGAGGAGCGCTATGAGGTTATTCAGCAGAGGTATGGGGAGTCTGCTTGATTGGTCCAACACTAGATTATGCAGAGTTGTTTTTCGTTTAACTGTAATTTATGTACTGACtagtgcattttttttttgttggggcACTCTCCTTTGCAGAATTGCTGAGATGGGACTGCCTCTTGAGCCATATGACTGGTACCTTGACCTGCGACGTTACGGGACtgtaaaacattgtggatttgGCTTGGGCTTTGAGAGGATGATACTTTTTGCCACCGGAATTGACAATATCAGAGATGTCATCCCATTCCCCAGATATCCGGGCAGAGCAGATCTGTGATATTTTAGTTGATAGTATACACAACAATGTTTTCACTTTGCCTATAGAATTCAACAGTCTGTTCTGCTCTACTTCCCAACCTAAATTGTTTGGTTTTTGATGCAGACCTAATTTGCAAACTCAAATCATAGGTGGTgaagttttcttgttttgtaaAACGTCTTTTATGCTATATGGTCAACGATGCTGCTTGAGATATTTTCTGCAGGCGATATTTGTCTGTCTCCTATTGCAGATTTTTGGGTGCTTACAGCCTCAACTAAGGCTAACTCGTGTACCAGTATCACTGAAACTAACTGGCTGATTCTCCCGGTTACTTGATTCGAGTTTGCTTCCTGTAACATATGTTCTTACCTCTCACACCTATTGTTTTCTggaaataaacaaaagatattaaaacactttgattatattaaattttaattttaattttttgactgtattttgtttttattttatcttttaaaaattgatttttacattaattttagtttttaatctttgaattgttatttttttagtttttttaattaattttgtttttaaattcttcattactatttattttatttaaaataatttatgaaattatatatttttttaattttatcatcttttaatttttttttatttgttagatttaatattatttatttattttaaatatttaattatatcagattttttaaaaaaaaaaaattttaattttttttatattattttttagatttggtttttatttttttaataaatctaaaaattacgGTGGGACTTAGTAATCTTGCAAGATAAGTGAATCAAATTCTTATGTTTTGTTGTGCTGCCCTATGCTTTGATTATTGTGTTATGAAGAGGAATAT includes:
- the LOC18107659 gene encoding asparagine--tRNA ligase, cytoplasmic 1, producing MGDPATPPASELAAMAIIDGASLKHPFSDRVPVRSIVCRPDGGAGLAGNRVRAGGWVKTGREQGKGSFAFLEVNDGSCPANLQVIVDAGVEDLSTLVQTGTCVSVEGVLKVPPEGTKQKIELRVERVLHVGPTDPAKYPIPKTKLSLEFLRDHIHLRPRTNTISAVARIRNALAFATHSFFQEHGFLYIHTPIVTTSDCEGAGEMFQVTTLINEAEKLDKELIENPPPTEADIEAARLTVMQKGEIVAQLKAAKATRDDISAAVAGLKIAKENLSRLEERAKLKPGIPKKDGKIDYAQDFFARQAFLTVSGQLQVETYACAVTSVYTFGPTFRAEHSHTSRHLAEFWMVEPEIAFADLQDDMNCAEAYVKYMCQWLLDKCFDDMELMAKLYDKGCIDRLRMVSSTPFERISYTEAVRLLEEAVRGGKEFEKNVEWGIDLASEHERYLTEEIFKKPVIVYNYPKGIKAFYMRLNDDSKTVAAMDILVPKVGELIGGSQREERYEVIQQRIAEMGLPLEPYDWYLDLRRYGTVKHCGFGLGFERMILFATGIDNIRDVIPFPRYPGRADL